The genomic region CACTGGCCGGTGCCGATCAAGCCGGGCGTGGCCTTTCCCGGCAGCGGCGATGATCTGCTGCCACCGGCGCAGGTGCCGCTCGAATCCACCTGGGAGGGAATGGAAGGGGCCCTGGAGGAGGGCCTCACGCACCATATCGGCGTCAGCAATTTCTCCAGCCGCAAGCTGCACGATCTACTGGCCCACTGCCGGATCCGGCCGGAGGTGAATCAGGTGGAACGGCACCCCCTGCTGCAACAGCCGGCCCTGGTGGCCGACTGCACGGCCGCGGGCGTTCACATCACCGCCTACTCGCCGCTCGGCTCCCAGGACCGGCCCGCCGCCCTCAAGAACGCCGATGAACCGGTGCTACTGGAGAACCCGGTGATCGGCGCGATCGCAGCGGAGCATGGCTGCAGCCCCGCCCAGGTGCTGATCGCTTGGCAGCTGCAGAGCGGCATCTCCACCATTCCCAAGTCGGTGACTCCAGCGCGGCTGCTGGAAAACCTGGCGGCAGCGGAGATCACCCTCACGCCGGCCGATCTCGAGCGGATCGCCCAGCTGGATCAGCACCTCCGCTTGGTGGATGGATCGTTCTGGCTGCTGGAGGGCAGCCCGTGGTCGCTGCAAACCCTCTGGGACGAAGGCTGATCAGTGCTCCCCAGGAGCTATTCGCAATCGATGATGCAGAGATGGCCGGCACCGGCTCCTGGCACCGCATCGAGATTGATGCGTTGATCGAAGCTCACAAAACGGCCGCCATGGTGCACGGCCAGGGCCAGGAGATAGGCATCGGTGATCTGGCGTGGCCCCAGCAGGCGCTCCCAGCGGATCAGTCCTGCCTCCAGCA from Cyanobium sp. Tous-M-B4 harbors:
- a CDS encoding aldo/keto reductase, with the translated sequence MRSATFVNGDSMPLLGLGTWKSAPGEVGAAVREAIRLGYRHIDCASVYGNEPEVGEALRGAIEAGEVKREELWITSKLWCKDHGRDNVAAALRRSLTDLGLAWLDLYLIHWPVPIKPGVAFPGSGDDLLPPAQVPLESTWEGMEGALEEGLTHHIGVSNFSSRKLHDLLAHCRIRPEVNQVERHPLLQQPALVADCTAAGVHITAYSPLGSQDRPAALKNADEPVLLENPVIGAIAAEHGCSPAQVLIAWQLQSGISTIPKSVTPARLLENLAAAEITLTPADLERIAQLDQHLRLVDGSFWLLEGSPWSLQTLWDEG